Within the Candidatus Eisenbacteria bacterium genome, the region AAGAGAGGAGGTCACGATCCCCCACTCGGTGCTGGTCGGAGGCGCCTCGGTCAACTACTCGCGCCAGGCCCGGAAGGAGGGCGCGGTGGTCCGCACGTTCGTGGCCGTCGGCTACGACGTGCCCTGGCGCCAGGTCGAGGCAATGCTGGTCGACGCTGCGGCGCGTGCGACCACCGTCCAGCGCGAGCCCCCTCCACGAGTGTTGAAGAGCGCCCTTTCGAACCACTCTGTCGAGTATCAGCTGCTGTTCCAGGTCGCACGGGCCCAGGACCGCTACACGGCGCTCTCCGACGTGCACGCGAACATCCTCGACGCGTTCAATGAGCACGGCGTGCAGATCATGACGCCGGCTTTCGAGGGGCAGCCCGCGAATCGTCTGGTGGTGCCGCGGAGCCAGTGGTTCGCCGCCCCGGCCACGCCCGAGGACGGCGGCGGCGGGCGGCCGGGATAGACCGATCCGGTCGTCCCTCGGGCCGCTGAATCTGGGCGTTCACGGAGGTGCGTGCAGGCTGCTCAGTTCGCGGCCGCTGCTTCCTTGGATTTCTTTCGGGACACGTTCCAATAACCGGAGGTGAGTTCCCCGGTTTCGACATTGCGGCTCGAGTAGTTTCCTTCGATCCGGTCTCCGGTCATCCGCCCCATGAACCACGTCATCAGTGTGCATTGGCAATCGGGGTCTTCGTACGGGTCGAGGTAGCCATACACGCTGTCGCCAGCGGCGTGCACGAACGAGATGTTCAGGCTGTGATGCTCGGGGTGCGGAGCGGCGACGACTCCTTCCCGCTTGACCGTTGTTTGCACCGGCTGTCGGGGCACCATGAGGACCTCCCCAAAGGCCGTGTCCTTACCAGCGGCGAGCGTGAAGTAAATGCTCCCGTGTCGGCCGGTCTCTCGGCTGTAGTAATCGCCGTGCCAGGTTCCGGCGAGCCGTGAGACCTGCGTCGCGGCTCCGGTGATCGGGACCGGCGGTGGCATCATGGAACATGACGTGACCGCGAAGGCGGCCGTGACGAGGAGTAAACGAGACGCGCTCATGGGTTCCTCCTGTGGATCTGCATCTCTCGACGCCTGCTAGCGCACGCGACATGCCACAAGAGGATGCCACCAGGGCGCGACCAACGTGTTGAGGCACAACATCCACGACGGTCCTCGTCCACCCGTCGCGGTCATGGAAGCCAGGTCCGGCTGCCAGCCTGTCAGCCGTTCTGCCAACGGACGTTTTGAATGTGCCGCCGCGTCTTCGGCCGGCCGAGCACCATGTTCGGGCCCCGAACCGCGAATGGCCTACACGATCGTCAACGCGGTCGCAGTGCTCATCATGGTTGCCCAGCGCTCGGAATCGCCACGCCGATGTCGATCATGGTCGCAGCGGGGAAGGGCGCGACCATGGGGTTCTATTCCGCACGCGAGCAGCCTACTTGCTCAGGCCGATCTGCTGGAGGAATCCCACCAGGTCGTACATGAGGTTCTCTTCCACGATCTGGCCGTCATGCCACTTGGCGATCGTGTAGAAGTCAACCTCGAACGACTTGCCGGTCGGGGGGAGCTCCTTGCCGCCCACGACCATCGGCCCCTTCATCGTGCCGCGGAAGCGGGCGATCGAGCAGGTCCAGTCTCCTGAGGCGAAGAACACGCGATACGGCCTGTTGTCGAGCTTCTGATCGGGGAACGTCTTCCAGAACGCGATCGACTCCTTCGTGTGGTCCTCGATCCCCACCGTCGGATCGGGTTGTCCGGGCCAGCGCACGATCACATCAGGCTTGTGCCGTGCCCGGAAGACCTCGATGTCCTGGGCGTTCCATGCATCGTCCAGCGTCTGCATGAGCTCCATGTTGTGGGTTTCAACGGTCGTCTGCATGTGATCCTCCCTGTGAGTGGTACAGCTTCCTGCGGAAAGTGGGGACGCAGCGAGGATGGCCCCGACAATGTAGCGCGTCCACAATTTGTTGCCTGAGCCGGTAAGCCCGTGCGGGTGGCCGTGCTAGTGACTGTGTCAGGACTGTTCCAGTGACTGTCACGCGATTGCGCTTGTGCCGCGACGTGCGCAGGTAGACACTTCATCGACATCGACTTCGATCCGCGGAACCGCCGCGGCAAGCTCGCGCACCTCCACACCCCGGCCCCTGCACTCGAACCACCTCTGGAAGTCTGGCCCGTTCGCGCGGCGCCGCTTCGGACCGGGGGGGCAGATTGAAAGGCGCATGGCGGACGCGCACGAGCGGGAAACAGAAGGCCAGGCACTCATCCTGGTCGTTGATCGCGACCCGCACGTTCGCGAGCTCGAGGCGCACTTCCTGAATCAGGCCGGTTACTCCGTCGGGTTCGCCCACGACGGAGAGGATGCGCTGGAACAGATTCGGAAGGCCGTCCCGGACATCGTGATCACGGAGATTCTCGTCCCCACCCTCGACGGCCTCGCCCTGTGCCGTCAACTCAAGTCGAATCCTCTGACACGCGATGTCGCCGTGCTCGTCTTCAGCATCCTGGCGGCGCGCGATCGCGCGCGAGAAGCGGGGGCGGATGCCTTCCTTCTGAAACCTCTCGCCGA harbors:
- a CDS encoding mechanosensitive ion channel family protein, giving the protein REEVTIPHSVLVGGASVNYSRQARKEGAVVRTFVAVGYDVPWRQVEAMLVDAAARATTVQREPPPRVLKSALSNHSVEYQLLFQVARAQDRYTALSDVHANILDAFNEHGVQIMTPAFEGQPANRLVVPRSQWFAAPATPEDGGGGRPG
- a CDS encoding ester cyclase codes for the protein MQTTVETHNMELMQTLDDAWNAQDIEVFRARHKPDVIVRWPGQPDPTVGIEDHTKESIAFWKTFPDQKLDNRPYRVFFASGDWTCSIARFRGTMKGPMVVGGKELPPTGKSFEVDFYTIAKWHDGQIVEENLMYDLVGFLQQIGLSK
- a CDS encoding response regulator codes for the protein MADAHERETEGQALILVVDRDPHVRELEAHFLNQAGYSVGFAHDGEDALEQIRKAVPDIVITEILVPTLDGLALCRQLKSNPLTRDVAVLVFSILAARDRAREAGADAFLLKPLAEHALVDTVRQLLAARSARIGRFQHAP